From a region of the Arachis ipaensis cultivar K30076 chromosome B09, Araip1.1, whole genome shotgun sequence genome:
- the LOC107615718 gene encoding cyclin-D3-1-like isoform X1, producing the protein MMHRTDQWLREFDSQIFIGASWKKDQTLLTLLVAKVAWVEDKKHVFKAKTIKKMEILVLSTLEWKMNPPTPLSFIDHITRRLKCFQFLNTCQSLLLSLLPGPHNIQGIGAGFVPRNLN; encoded by the exons ATGATGCATAGGACAGATCAATGGCTGCGTGAATTTGATTCACAAATATTTA TTGGTGCTTCTTGGAAGAAGGATCAAACATTGTTAACACTGCTGGTCGCCAAGGTTGCCTGG GTGGAGGACAAAAAACATGTGTTTAAGgcaaaaacaataaagaaaatggAGATTTTGGTACTTTCAACTCTTGAGTGGAAGATGAATCCACCAACACCTCTCTCTTTCATTGATCATATCACAAGAAGACTTAAATGTTTTCAGTTCCTCAACACATGTcaatctcttcttctttctctcttaccAG GACCTCACAATATTCAGGGTATTGGGGCTGGTTTTGTGCCCAGGAATTTGAACTAA
- the LOC107616849 gene encoding protein translocase subunit SecA, chloroplastic-like isoform X2 encodes MTGTSATKSTEFESIYKLKVTIVPTNKPMIRKDESNVVFRATSVKWRAVVVEISRMHKTGHPVLVGTTSVEQSDSLSEQLNEAGIPHEVLNAKPENVEREAEIVAQSGRLRAVTIATNMAGRGTDIILGGSAEFMARLKLREILMPSA; translated from the exons ATGACTGGTACATCAGCAACAAAAAGCACAGAATTTGAGAGCATTTACAAGCTTAAAGTTACAATCGTTCCAACAAATAAACCTATGATAAGAAAG GATGAATCTAATGTAGTTTTTAGGGCAACTAGTGTGAAATGGCGAGCAGTTGTAGTAGAAATCTCTAGAATGCATAAAACTGGTCATCCAGTACTTGTTGGCACGACCAGTGTGGAGCAGAGCGATTCTTTGTCAGAGCAATTGAATGAAGCTGGAATTCCACATGAG GTTCTTAATGCAAAACCAGAAAATGTTGAGAGAGAAGCAGAGATTGTAGCTCAGAGTGGTCGGCTTAGGGCCGTGACAATTGCTACCAACATGGCTGGTCGTGGGACAGATATAATTCTTGGCGGTAGTGCTGAATTTATGGCAAGATTAAAGCTTCGTGAGATACTGATGCCTAG TGCGTGA
- the LOC107616849 gene encoding protein translocase subunit SecA, chloroplastic-like isoform X1: protein MTGTSATKSTEFESIYKLKVTIVPTNKPMIRKDESNVVFRATSVKWRAVVVEISRMHKTGHPVLVGTTSVEQSDSLSEQLNEAGIPHEVLNAKPENVEREAEIVAQSGRLRAVTIATNMAGRGTDIILGGSAEFMARLKLREILMPSQFSDIY from the exons ATGACTGGTACATCAGCAACAAAAAGCACAGAATTTGAGAGCATTTACAAGCTTAAAGTTACAATCGTTCCAACAAATAAACCTATGATAAGAAAG GATGAATCTAATGTAGTTTTTAGGGCAACTAGTGTGAAATGGCGAGCAGTTGTAGTAGAAATCTCTAGAATGCATAAAACTGGTCATCCAGTACTTGTTGGCACGACCAGTGTGGAGCAGAGCGATTCTTTGTCAGAGCAATTGAATGAAGCTGGAATTCCACATGAG GTTCTTAATGCAAAACCAGAAAATGTTGAGAGAGAAGCAGAGATTGTAGCTCAGAGTGGTCGGCTTAGGGCCGTGACAATTGCTACCAACATGGCTGGTCGTGGGACAGATATAATTCTTGGCGGTAGTGCTGAATTTATGGCAAGATTAAAGCTTCGTGAGATACTGATGCCTAG TCAATTCAGCGATATCTATTAG
- the LOC107615718 gene encoding cyclin-D3-1-like isoform X2, whose amino-acid sequence MEETQVPLPLDLQVEDKKHVFKAKTIKKMEILVLSTLEWKMNPPTPLSFIDHITRRLKCFQFLNTCQSLLLSLLPGPHNIQGIGAGFVPRNLN is encoded by the exons ATGGAAGAGACACAAGTTCCACTTCCTCTTGATTTACAA GTGGAGGACAAAAAACATGTGTTTAAGgcaaaaacaataaagaaaatggAGATTTTGGTACTTTCAACTCTTGAGTGGAAGATGAATCCACCAACACCTCTCTCTTTCATTGATCATATCACAAGAAGACTTAAATGTTTTCAGTTCCTCAACACATGTcaatctcttcttctttctctcttaccAG GACCTCACAATATTCAGGGTATTGGGGCTGGTTTTGTGCCCAGGAATTTGAACTAA